The following nucleotide sequence is from Halapricum desulfuricans.
CCGCACGTTGCTGTCGTTCTACCGCGAGAGTCCGAAGTGGCGGGGGACCCGGCGGCACGCTGTCTTGGAGGTCCTGTGGCACACGGGGTGTCGGATGTCGGGGTTGCTCGCGCTTGATCTCGACGATTACGATCCCGAGCGCGGCGATCTCCACTTCCGGAATCGGCCGGAGACCGATACCCGGCTCAAGCGTGGCAACACCCACCAGCGGAACGTCACGCTCTCGTCGGAGCCCCAGGACGTGCTCGAGCTGTACCTCGCTCGCGAGCGCTTGGATCAGCGCGACGAGCACGGCCGTGAGCCGCTGTTCGCGTCACAGAACGGTCGGCCGACGAAAGGGACGCTCCGATACTGGACGTACGAGGCGACCCAGCCGTGCATGGCTGTCGAGTGTCCGCACGGGAAGCGCCGGCCGAACTGTGAGTGGGTACCGCGGAACCGATCGAGTCTGTGTCCGTCGACGCGCGCGCCGCATGCGATCCGTCGTGGCTCGATCACGTGGCAGTTGAACCTCGGCTTCGATCTGCAGACGGTGGCCGATCGAGCCGCCGCAACCCCGTCGGTGATTCGACGGTACTACGACGATCC
It contains:
- a CDS encoding tyrosine-type recombinase/integrase; the protein is MRPQDEAPNLPIEEAIEVFVTHNRPNWKGETERTYRRNLGRFAEYAAENDLQTLGDLTRWDVGGFSSWLLEKDYAKATVASRQKAVKTWLKFCESQGLIDHGMHTAIETLKLDDEEETSDQQLDPEDARTLLSFYRESPKWRGTRRHAVLEVLWHTGCRMSGLLALDLDDYDPERGDLHFRNRPETDTRLKRGNTHQRNVTLSSEPQDVLELYLARERLDQRDEHGREPLFASQNGRPTKGTLRYWTYEATQPCMAVECPHGKRRPNCEWVPRNRSSLCPSTRAPHAIRRGSITWQLNLGFDLQTVADRAAATPSVIRRYYDDPNYDDELDRRRSETEEIDIQKHLSPDDLGDSE